A region of Osmerus eperlanus chromosome 9, fOsmEpe2.1, whole genome shotgun sequence DNA encodes the following proteins:
- the asxl2 gene encoding putative Polycomb group protein ASXL2 isoform X1: MRERQKRKKGRTWAEAAKTVLEKYPNTPMSHKEILQVIQRERLKEISGTSPLACLNAMLHTNSRGEEGIFYKVPGRMGVYTLKKDTSDVVKELSEEGSDESSDDLSDSQSTENNHSSNNQEGRRGGWRRRVPSKLQSQPSSPQPRCSSPSVTTGKLISPSQKHSKKALKQALRQQRNQRRQGGMPASSSPRLTLKTVKDMADSMATKNAAWEPKQAEGSPASPQNSTSSSSSSVRAEACHSAGARNMSQRSSRLSARQLKRTKCAEIDVETPDSILVNTNLRALLNKHTFSVLPADCQQKLLQMLPQVDQQACMDGHLLKVTSSALNNEFFTSAAQSWKERLAEGEFAPELQLRMRQEIEKEKKVEHWKERFFENYYGENSGLSYEESKELTEADVSPPDPARPRPPDPARPRPPDPARSRPPDPARSRPPDPARPRSPPQPSPAVQAPDAPKASKNSSQAETEARKLRSSPPSAEPPKPTEEKQVPPKVAEKTRPAFNIEKIQTRASTRHAVMEAAPPRRRGGEEGMEVTPSDKEQVKKEKPQLPPSPTKQNLLEARPQKHRSAFVKQPSVNEEEGATVQYSPVLTSSVLASSVLVSPVPASSVLASSVLASSVLASSVLASSVLASPVLASPVLASPVLASPVLASPVLASPVLASPVLASPVLASPVLASPVLASPVLASPVLASPVLASPVLASPVLASPVLASPVLASSVLASPVLASPLPASSVLASPLPASPVLTSSVLASPLPASPVLASPVPASPVLASPVPASPVLASPIPASPVLASPPLASPVPPSPCPEALKRKSSSEQELELTLEKKARVPPSTQNPPDPAVAEAHRVPPLKIPVSRLVSVPLSPSQVSPCAPLPAPLSSPGRTGARTLADIKAKAQLARALRAATASVSSSSTGAVPGPGPGGGGAEQRPPPTPTASPGPPHAHSPAPAEPSSRPPPGSGVPSPLSVASSCPSGHFDPRSSQTQNTSRAVLPGDGPQRGPSENSTSSGSAQNVLKAPNPPVVQSVSTSGGFSTRSTLFIPANNPLVTQLLQGKEVPIEKILPKPLAKTEAKMGATPSSGDKGKMMLVTTGTRSGGRYLTPGEDVSKADSPVSSQSGVPGRSGSFSEFTRQQREMPDKETQEQIVQTLMQKAQHGQPYRGMGPQPPMGPQPPMGPQPPMGPQPPMGPQPPRYSSLQLGPSDESQDRPRFCVGFLGRKRTARPAMTGHYLLNVSTYGRGSESSRRSLLSPTVTLSLATLKRERPEETAGDEPAGKNRPGVKSEQQGCLEAPAIQLCSRVKSESLPASGCPADGSDNGGVAGNNGTSTRAKETSPIAQSARRTLDLCKQGNPEPYHAAAVAGATEPRHQGPLAAFQPQRTPDNQEVVGSCYGGTLNVSVPQALQAAASPGSSPSVSGDGGGATGSVMSFSVTVTTIPAGHPLDPSGQREASPEHGFMEGPGMENVQSKCYCRLKAMIICKGCGAFCHDDCIGPSKLCVSCLVVR; this comes from the exons atgagggagagacagaagagaaagaaggggaggaCGTGGGCAGAAGCAGCTAAAACG GTATTGGAGAAATACCCCAACACGCCCATGAGCCATAAAGAGATCTTGCAGGTCATTCAAAGGGAGAGGCTTAAAGAaattag CGGGACCTCCCCCCTGGCATGCCTGAATGCAATGCTCCACACTAACTCTCGCGGGGAGGAGGGCATCTTCTACAAGGTTCCCGGGAGAATGGGAGTCTACACACTAAAG AAGGACACCTCCGATGTGGTGAAAGAGCTGTCTGAGGAGGGGTCTGACGAGAGCAGTGATGATCTGTCAGACTCCCAGAGCACCGAGAACAACCACAGCAGCAACAaccaggagggcaggaggggagggtggagaagaCGAG TGCCCTCCAAGCTGCAGTCCCAGCCGTCGTCGCCACAGCCTCGCTGCTCGTCCCCCTCGGTCACCACCGGCAAGCTCATCTCCCCCTCGCAGAAACACAGCAAGAAGGCTCTGAAACAG GCCTTGAGACAGCAGAGGAACCAGCGGCGGCAGGGAGGAATGcccgcctcctccagccccaggctgACGCTGAAGACCGTCAAAGACATGGCGGACTCCATGGCCACCAAGAACG CAGCGTGGGAGCCCAAACAGGCGGAGGGCAGCCCGGCCAGTCCCCAGAactccacctccagctcctcctcctcggtccGAGCGGAGGCGTGTCACTCCGCCGGAGCCAGGAACATGTCCCAGAGGTCGAGCAGGCTGAGCGCAC GTCAACTAAAACGTACCAAGTGTGCAGAGATCGATGTGGAGACCCCAGACTCCATCCTGGTCAACACCAACCTCCGAGCCCTCCTCAACAAGCACACGTTCTCCGTGCTGCCCGCAGACTGCCAGCAGAAGCTGCTTCAGATGCTCCCACAGGTGGACCAGCAG GCTTGCATGGACGGCCACCTGCTGAAGGTCACCAGCTCAGCCTTGAACAACGAGTTCTTCACGTCCGCAGCCCAGTCCTGGAAGGAGAGACTGGCAGAAG gtgagtttGCCCCAGAGCTGCAGCTCAGGATGcgacaggagattgagaaggagaagaaggtggAGCACTGGAAGGAGAGATTCTTTGAGAACTACTATGGTGAAAA TTCTGGCCTCAGCTATGAGGAGTCTAAGGAGCTGACCGAGGCTGATGTGTCACCTCCTGACCCAGCCAGACCCCGGCCTCCTGACCCAGCCAGACCCCGGCCTCCTGACCCAGCCAGGTCCCGGCCTCCTGACCCAGCCAGGTCCCGGCCTCCTGACCCAGCCAGGCCCCGgtctcctccccagcccagccccgcgGTCCAAGCACCAGACGCCCCCAAGGCCTCCAAGAACAGCAGCCAGGCCGAGACTGAAGCCAGGAAGCTGAGATCATCGCCGCCGTCTGCAGAGCCTCCTAAGCCCACTGAGGAGAAGCAGGTCCCACCAAAGGTAGCGGAGAAGACTCGGCCAGCGTTCAACATTGAGAAGATCCAGACCAGAGCTTCAACCAGGCACGCGGTGATGGAAGCAGCTCCCCCTCGAagacggggaggggaggagggcatggAGGTGACCCCGTCTGACAAGGAGCAGGTTAAGAAGGAGAAGCCTCAGCTGCCCCCATCCCCTACGAagcagaaccttctagaagCCCGCCCCCAGAAGCACCGGTCTGCGTTTGTGAAACAGCCCAGTGTAAATGAGGAGGAGGGTGCCACTGTCCAGTACTCTCCTGTCCTGACCTCCTCTGtcctggcctcctctgtcctagtctcccctgtcccagcctcctctgtcctggcctcctctgtcctggCCTCTTCTGTCCTAGCCTCTTCTGtcctggcctcctctgtcctggcctcccctgtcctggcctctcctgtcctggcctctcctgtcctggcctctcctgtcctggcctcccctgtcctggcctctcctgtcctggcctcccctgtcctggcctcccctgtcctggcctcccctgtcctggcctcccctgtcctggcctctcctgtcctggcctcccctgtcctggcctcccctgtcctggcctctcctgtcctggcctctcctgtcctggcctctcctgtcctggcctcccctgtcctggcctcctctgtcctggCCTCCCCTGTCTTGGCCTCCCCTTTGCCTGCCTCTTCTGTCCTGGCCTCCCCTTTGCCTGCTTCTCCTGTCCTGACCTCCTCTGTCCTGGCCTCCCCTTTGcctgcctctcctgtcctggcctCTCCAGTCCCAGCTTCTCCTGTCCTGGCctctccagtcccagcctcccCTGTCCTGGCCTCTCCTATCCCGGCCTCCCCTgtcctggcctctcctcctttGGCCTCTCCTGTCCCGCCCTCCCCGTGTCCTGAGGCCCTGAAGAGGAAGTCCTCCAgtgagcaggagctggagctgacCCTGGAGAAAAAGGCTAGAGTGCCTCCGTCCACCCAGAACCCTCCTGACCCTGCAGTAGCTGAAGCACATAGAGTGCCTCCACTGAAG ATTCCCGTGTCTCGACTCGTTTCTGTCCCTCTATCGCCGAGCCAGGTGTCCCCCtgcgcccctctccctgcccccctcagcaGCCCTGGCCGCACAGGCGCACGCACCCTGGCCGACATCAAGGCTAAAGCCCAGTTGGCCCGGGCCCTGCGTGCCGCCACCgcctccgtctcctcctcctcaacagGAGCCGTgccagggccggggccaggAGGAGGTGGCGCAGAGCAGAGACCACCCCCGACCCCCACTGCCTCCCCTGGACCCCCACACGCCCACAGCCCAGCGCCGGCAGAGCCATCATCCAGGCCGCCGCCCGGCAGCGGTGTCCCCAGCCCGCTGTCTGTGGCATCGTCCTGCCCCTCAGGGCACTTTGACCCCCGTTCCTCTCAGACACAGAACACCAGCAGGGCCGTCCTCCCTGGAGATGGCCCACAGAGAGGTCCCTCGGAGAACAGCACCAGCTCCGGTTCGGCCCAGAACGTTCTCAAGGCTCCTAACCCTCCGGTGGTCCAGTCAGTCTCTACCTCTGGAGGCTTTTCAACCAGGTCCACTTTGTTCATCCCGGCCAACAACCCTCTGGTCACACAGCTCCTCCAGGGGAAGGAGGTCCCCATAGAGAAGATCCTCCCAAAGCCGCTGGCCAAGACGGAAGCCAAGATGGGCGCCACCCCTTCCTCTGGAGATAAAGGGAAAATGATGCTGGTTACCACCGGCACCAGAAGTGGCGGCCGGTACCTCACCCCTGGGGAGGACGTCAGTAAGGCTGACTCTCCAGTCTCCAGCCAGTCAGGTGTCCCAGGAAGATCCGGTTCTTTCTCAGAGTTCACTCGTCAGCAGAGGGAAATGCCTGACAAGGAGACCCAGGAGCAGATCGTCCAGACCCTGATGCAGAAGGCCCAGCACGGCCAGCCTTACAGGGGCatgggcccccagccccccatgggcccccagccccccatgggcccccagccccccatgggcccccagccccccatgggcccccagcccccccggtACTCTTCCCTCCAGCTGGGCCCGTCTGATGAGTCCCAGGACCGGCCCCGGTTCTGCGTGGGTTTCCTGGGGCGGAAACGGACGGCCAGGCCTGCCATGACGGGACACTACCTCCTCAATGTGTCCACCTACGGCAGAGGGTCAGAGAGCAGCAGGAGGTCTCTCTTGTCTCCCACAGTGACCCTGTCGCTGGCGACCCTGAAGAGGGAGCGCCCTGAGGAGACGGCAGGAGATGAGCCGGCCGGGAAGAACCGTCCTGGAGTGAAGTCGGAGCAGCAGGGGTGTTTGGAGGCTCCGGCCATCCAGCTCTGCTCCAGAGTCAAGTCTGAGTCTCTGCCTGCTTCAGGCTGTCCGGCGGACGGGTCCGACAACGGGGGCGTGGCGGGGAACAACGGCACCTCGACGAGAGCCAAAGAAACCAGCCCCATCGCTCAGTCAGCCCGGAGGACCCTGGACCTCTGCAAGCAGGGAAATCCCGAGCCATATCACGCGGCCGCAGTCGCCGGGGCCACGGAGCCCAGGCACCAGGGCCCATTGGCTGCCTTTCAACCCCAGAGAACGCCAGACAATCAGGAAGTGGTGGGCTCGTGCTACGGAGGCACCCTCAACGTGTCCGTACCTCAGGCCCTCCAGGCCGCCGCCAGCcccggctcctccccctccgtgtCGGGGGACGGCGGGGGCGCCACGGGCAGTGTCATGTCTTTCTCGGTGACGGTCACCA
- the asxl2 gene encoding putative Polycomb group protein ASXL2 isoform X2, whose translation MRERQKRKKGRTWAEAAKTVLEKYPNTPMSHKEILQVIQRERLKEISGTSPLACLNAMLHTNSRGEEGIFYKVPGRMGVYTLKKDTSDVVKELSEEGSDESSDDLSDSQSTENNHSSNNQEGRRGGWRRRVPSKLQSQPSSPQPRCSSPSVTTGKLISPSQKHSKKALKQALRQQRNQRRQGGMPASSSPRLTLKTVKDMADSMATKNAWEPKQAEGSPASPQNSTSSSSSSVRAEACHSAGARNMSQRSSRLSARQLKRTKCAEIDVETPDSILVNTNLRALLNKHTFSVLPADCQQKLLQMLPQVDQQACMDGHLLKVTSSALNNEFFTSAAQSWKERLAEGEFAPELQLRMRQEIEKEKKVEHWKERFFENYYGENSGLSYEESKELTEADVSPPDPARPRPPDPARPRPPDPARSRPPDPARSRPPDPARPRSPPQPSPAVQAPDAPKASKNSSQAETEARKLRSSPPSAEPPKPTEEKQVPPKVAEKTRPAFNIEKIQTRASTRHAVMEAAPPRRRGGEEGMEVTPSDKEQVKKEKPQLPPSPTKQNLLEARPQKHRSAFVKQPSVNEEEGATVQYSPVLTSSVLASSVLVSPVPASSVLASSVLASSVLASSVLASSVLASPVLASPVLASPVLASPVLASPVLASPVLASPVLASPVLASPVLASPVLASPVLASPVLASPVLASPVLASPVLASPVLASPVLASSVLASPVLASPLPASSVLASPLPASPVLTSSVLASPLPASPVLASPVPASPVLASPVPASPVLASPIPASPVLASPPLASPVPPSPCPEALKRKSSSEQELELTLEKKARVPPSTQNPPDPAVAEAHRVPPLKIPVSRLVSVPLSPSQVSPCAPLPAPLSSPGRTGARTLADIKAKAQLARALRAATASVSSSSTGAVPGPGPGGGGAEQRPPPTPTASPGPPHAHSPAPAEPSSRPPPGSGVPSPLSVASSCPSGHFDPRSSQTQNTSRAVLPGDGPQRGPSENSTSSGSAQNVLKAPNPPVVQSVSTSGGFSTRSTLFIPANNPLVTQLLQGKEVPIEKILPKPLAKTEAKMGATPSSGDKGKMMLVTTGTRSGGRYLTPGEDVSKADSPVSSQSGVPGRSGSFSEFTRQQREMPDKETQEQIVQTLMQKAQHGQPYRGMGPQPPMGPQPPMGPQPPMGPQPPMGPQPPRYSSLQLGPSDESQDRPRFCVGFLGRKRTARPAMTGHYLLNVSTYGRGSESSRRSLLSPTVTLSLATLKRERPEETAGDEPAGKNRPGVKSEQQGCLEAPAIQLCSRVKSESLPASGCPADGSDNGGVAGNNGTSTRAKETSPIAQSARRTLDLCKQGNPEPYHAAAVAGATEPRHQGPLAAFQPQRTPDNQEVVGSCYGGTLNVSVPQALQAAASPGSSPSVSGDGGGATGSVMSFSVTVTTIPAGHPLDPSGQREASPEHGFMEGPGMENVQSKCYCRLKAMIICKGCGAFCHDDCIGPSKLCVSCLVVR comes from the exons atgagggagagacagaagagaaagaaggggaggaCGTGGGCAGAAGCAGCTAAAACG GTATTGGAGAAATACCCCAACACGCCCATGAGCCATAAAGAGATCTTGCAGGTCATTCAAAGGGAGAGGCTTAAAGAaattag CGGGACCTCCCCCCTGGCATGCCTGAATGCAATGCTCCACACTAACTCTCGCGGGGAGGAGGGCATCTTCTACAAGGTTCCCGGGAGAATGGGAGTCTACACACTAAAG AAGGACACCTCCGATGTGGTGAAAGAGCTGTCTGAGGAGGGGTCTGACGAGAGCAGTGATGATCTGTCAGACTCCCAGAGCACCGAGAACAACCACAGCAGCAACAaccaggagggcaggaggggagggtggagaagaCGAG TGCCCTCCAAGCTGCAGTCCCAGCCGTCGTCGCCACAGCCTCGCTGCTCGTCCCCCTCGGTCACCACCGGCAAGCTCATCTCCCCCTCGCAGAAACACAGCAAGAAGGCTCTGAAACAG GCCTTGAGACAGCAGAGGAACCAGCGGCGGCAGGGAGGAATGcccgcctcctccagccccaggctgACGCTGAAGACCGTCAAAGACATGGCGGACTCCATGGCCACCAAGAACG CGTGGGAGCCCAAACAGGCGGAGGGCAGCCCGGCCAGTCCCCAGAactccacctccagctcctcctcctcggtccGAGCGGAGGCGTGTCACTCCGCCGGAGCCAGGAACATGTCCCAGAGGTCGAGCAGGCTGAGCGCAC GTCAACTAAAACGTACCAAGTGTGCAGAGATCGATGTGGAGACCCCAGACTCCATCCTGGTCAACACCAACCTCCGAGCCCTCCTCAACAAGCACACGTTCTCCGTGCTGCCCGCAGACTGCCAGCAGAAGCTGCTTCAGATGCTCCCACAGGTGGACCAGCAG GCTTGCATGGACGGCCACCTGCTGAAGGTCACCAGCTCAGCCTTGAACAACGAGTTCTTCACGTCCGCAGCCCAGTCCTGGAAGGAGAGACTGGCAGAAG gtgagtttGCCCCAGAGCTGCAGCTCAGGATGcgacaggagattgagaaggagaagaaggtggAGCACTGGAAGGAGAGATTCTTTGAGAACTACTATGGTGAAAA TTCTGGCCTCAGCTATGAGGAGTCTAAGGAGCTGACCGAGGCTGATGTGTCACCTCCTGACCCAGCCAGACCCCGGCCTCCTGACCCAGCCAGACCCCGGCCTCCTGACCCAGCCAGGTCCCGGCCTCCTGACCCAGCCAGGTCCCGGCCTCCTGACCCAGCCAGGCCCCGgtctcctccccagcccagccccgcgGTCCAAGCACCAGACGCCCCCAAGGCCTCCAAGAACAGCAGCCAGGCCGAGACTGAAGCCAGGAAGCTGAGATCATCGCCGCCGTCTGCAGAGCCTCCTAAGCCCACTGAGGAGAAGCAGGTCCCACCAAAGGTAGCGGAGAAGACTCGGCCAGCGTTCAACATTGAGAAGATCCAGACCAGAGCTTCAACCAGGCACGCGGTGATGGAAGCAGCTCCCCCTCGAagacggggaggggaggagggcatggAGGTGACCCCGTCTGACAAGGAGCAGGTTAAGAAGGAGAAGCCTCAGCTGCCCCCATCCCCTACGAagcagaaccttctagaagCCCGCCCCCAGAAGCACCGGTCTGCGTTTGTGAAACAGCCCAGTGTAAATGAGGAGGAGGGTGCCACTGTCCAGTACTCTCCTGTCCTGACCTCCTCTGtcctggcctcctctgtcctagtctcccctgtcccagcctcctctgtcctggcctcctctgtcctggCCTCTTCTGTCCTAGCCTCTTCTGtcctggcctcctctgtcctggcctcccctgtcctggcctctcctgtcctggcctctcctgtcctggcctctcctgtcctggcctcccctgtcctggcctctcctgtcctggcctcccctgtcctggcctcccctgtcctggcctcccctgtcctggcctcccctgtcctggcctctcctgtcctggcctcccctgtcctggcctcccctgtcctggcctctcctgtcctggcctctcctgtcctggcctctcctgtcctggcctcccctgtcctggcctcctctgtcctggCCTCCCCTGTCTTGGCCTCCCCTTTGCCTGCCTCTTCTGTCCTGGCCTCCCCTTTGCCTGCTTCTCCTGTCCTGACCTCCTCTGTCCTGGCCTCCCCTTTGcctgcctctcctgtcctggcctCTCCAGTCCCAGCTTCTCCTGTCCTGGCctctccagtcccagcctcccCTGTCCTGGCCTCTCCTATCCCGGCCTCCCCTgtcctggcctctcctcctttGGCCTCTCCTGTCCCGCCCTCCCCGTGTCCTGAGGCCCTGAAGAGGAAGTCCTCCAgtgagcaggagctggagctgacCCTGGAGAAAAAGGCTAGAGTGCCTCCGTCCACCCAGAACCCTCCTGACCCTGCAGTAGCTGAAGCACATAGAGTGCCTCCACTGAAG ATTCCCGTGTCTCGACTCGTTTCTGTCCCTCTATCGCCGAGCCAGGTGTCCCCCtgcgcccctctccctgcccccctcagcaGCCCTGGCCGCACAGGCGCACGCACCCTGGCCGACATCAAGGCTAAAGCCCAGTTGGCCCGGGCCCTGCGTGCCGCCACCgcctccgtctcctcctcctcaacagGAGCCGTgccagggccggggccaggAGGAGGTGGCGCAGAGCAGAGACCACCCCCGACCCCCACTGCCTCCCCTGGACCCCCACACGCCCACAGCCCAGCGCCGGCAGAGCCATCATCCAGGCCGCCGCCCGGCAGCGGTGTCCCCAGCCCGCTGTCTGTGGCATCGTCCTGCCCCTCAGGGCACTTTGACCCCCGTTCCTCTCAGACACAGAACACCAGCAGGGCCGTCCTCCCTGGAGATGGCCCACAGAGAGGTCCCTCGGAGAACAGCACCAGCTCCGGTTCGGCCCAGAACGTTCTCAAGGCTCCTAACCCTCCGGTGGTCCAGTCAGTCTCTACCTCTGGAGGCTTTTCAACCAGGTCCACTTTGTTCATCCCGGCCAACAACCCTCTGGTCACACAGCTCCTCCAGGGGAAGGAGGTCCCCATAGAGAAGATCCTCCCAAAGCCGCTGGCCAAGACGGAAGCCAAGATGGGCGCCACCCCTTCCTCTGGAGATAAAGGGAAAATGATGCTGGTTACCACCGGCACCAGAAGTGGCGGCCGGTACCTCACCCCTGGGGAGGACGTCAGTAAGGCTGACTCTCCAGTCTCCAGCCAGTCAGGTGTCCCAGGAAGATCCGGTTCTTTCTCAGAGTTCACTCGTCAGCAGAGGGAAATGCCTGACAAGGAGACCCAGGAGCAGATCGTCCAGACCCTGATGCAGAAGGCCCAGCACGGCCAGCCTTACAGGGGCatgggcccccagccccccatgggcccccagccccccatgggcccccagccccccatgggcccccagccccccatgggcccccagcccccccggtACTCTTCCCTCCAGCTGGGCCCGTCTGATGAGTCCCAGGACCGGCCCCGGTTCTGCGTGGGTTTCCTGGGGCGGAAACGGACGGCCAGGCCTGCCATGACGGGACACTACCTCCTCAATGTGTCCACCTACGGCAGAGGGTCAGAGAGCAGCAGGAGGTCTCTCTTGTCTCCCACAGTGACCCTGTCGCTGGCGACCCTGAAGAGGGAGCGCCCTGAGGAGACGGCAGGAGATGAGCCGGCCGGGAAGAACCGTCCTGGAGTGAAGTCGGAGCAGCAGGGGTGTTTGGAGGCTCCGGCCATCCAGCTCTGCTCCAGAGTCAAGTCTGAGTCTCTGCCTGCTTCAGGCTGTCCGGCGGACGGGTCCGACAACGGGGGCGTGGCGGGGAACAACGGCACCTCGACGAGAGCCAAAGAAACCAGCCCCATCGCTCAGTCAGCCCGGAGGACCCTGGACCTCTGCAAGCAGGGAAATCCCGAGCCATATCACGCGGCCGCAGTCGCCGGGGCCACGGAGCCCAGGCACCAGGGCCCATTGGCTGCCTTTCAACCCCAGAGAACGCCAGACAATCAGGAAGTGGTGGGCTCGTGCTACGGAGGCACCCTCAACGTGTCCGTACCTCAGGCCCTCCAGGCCGCCGCCAGCcccggctcctccccctccgtgtCGGGGGACGGCGGGGGCGCCACGGGCAGTGTCATGTCTTTCTCGGTGACGGTCACCA